In Candidatus Paceibacterota bacterium, a genomic segment contains:
- a CDS encoding nickel-dependent hydrogenase large subunit yields the protein METDKFIAKIEGHGSLNVDWDKEEVKLRTHEGERLFEGMLVGRTLEESHWITPRICGVCPIAHNLASLAACEAGLEIKISETSKLLRELMVCGQMLQSHSLHLFFLALPDYLGIDRGTELAAKNPKAFQAALAIKEVSDDIAFVVAGRNVHPTTTAIGGFHKIPAKKQLEELLNKIKKTRTSAELALKICLGIKFPALKVSLEFLAIDEESKIILSGKGEKTEIKDYKRDIEEEIRENSTAKFGSYKKREIFVGSLARLYHFLPDGNLRSFLDFENPFHNNLAQAIEILLYRKEAEEILEKLLKIKLENDKPSFIKIKEGAGIGAIEAPRGGLYHELHFDEKNIITYANIITPTVQNLTSIEKSASELLKQNKNASREKTERLLEMLVRAYDPCITCSVH from the coding sequence ATGGAAACGGATAAATTTATAGCGAAAATAGAAGGTCACGGCAGTTTAAACGTCGATTGGGATAAAGAAGAAGTAAAACTCCGCACTCACGAAGGCGAACGACTTTTTGAAGGAATGCTTGTGGGCAGAACGCTTGAAGAATCACACTGGATAACTCCGCGGATTTGCGGAGTCTGCCCCATTGCCCATAATCTCGCCTCTCTCGCGGCATGCGAAGCCGGACTAGAAATAAAAATAAGCGAAACATCAAAACTTTTACGCGAACTTATGGTTTGCGGACAAATGCTTCAAAGCCACAGCCTTCACTTGTTTTTTCTCGCTCTCCCCGATTATCTGGGAATAGACAGGGGCACCGAACTTGCCGCGAAAAATCCAAAAGCTTTTCAGGCGGCTCTCGCCATAAAAGAAGTTTCCGATGACATCGCTTTCGTCGTCGCGGGAAGAAACGTCCACCCGACAACAACGGCAATCGGCGGATTTCATAAAATCCCGGCAAAAAAACAGCTTGAAGAACTTTTAAATAAAATTAAAAAAACCAGGACGTCAGCGGAACTCGCTCTAAAAATCTGTCTAGGAATAAAATTCCCCGCTCTTAAGGTCAGTCTTGAATTTCTGGCGATAGACGAGGAATCAAAAATAATTTTATCCGGCAAGGGAGAAAAAACGGAGATAAAAGACTACAAAAGAGATATTGAAGAAGAAATCCGGGAAAATTCCACCGCCAAATTCGGCTCATATAAAAAACGGGAAATATTTGTCGGTTCTTTGGCAAGGCTTTATCATTTTCTTCCGGATGGGAACCTGCGCTCGTTTCTTGATTTTGAAAATCCTTTTCACAACAATTTGGCGCAGGCGATAGAAATTCTTTTATACCGCAAAGAGGCCGAAGAAATTCTTGAAAAATTATTGAAAATTAAACTGGAAAACGACAAACCCTCCTTCATTAAAATTAAAGAGGGCGCGGGAATCGGCGCGATAGAAGCTCCGCGCGGAGGGCTTTACCACGAGCTCCATTTTGACGAAAAAAATATAATAACTTACGCCAACATTATCACGCCGACGGTGCAAAATCTCACATCAATAGAAAAAAGCGCAAGCGAACTTCTAAAACAAAACAAAAACGCGTCCCGCGAAAAAACGGAACGCCTTCTGGAAATGCTGGTGCGCGCTTACGACCCCTGCATCACCTGCTCGGTTCACTAA